One Gordonia sp. SID5947 genomic region harbors:
- a CDS encoding pseudouridine synthase: MASASRDGTPGPRKKTTRAQKTGKNSPKTGGKGHGGASAVSDGRSTKKTHRKGSSKPDVTSGKVRLNNAKPARHQTPTHDSGETGATYVADGVRLQKVLASAGVASRRGAEELIAAGRVDVDGEIVTEQGMRINPDTAVIRVDGARVVIDETRQYLALNKPKGWQSTMADDQGRPCIGDIVAERVMAGQRLFHVGRLDADTEGLLLLTNDGELAHRLMHPSFEVPKTYMAELRGEVPRSLGRTLKDGIELEDGPVAVDGFTVVGVHEGQSLVRITLHEGRNRIVRRMMEEVGFPVTSLVRTNIGAVALGEQRPGSLRVLGKNEIGALYKAVGL, from the coding sequence ATGGCATCCGCTAGCCGAGACGGCACACCGGGCCCGCGCAAGAAGACCACGCGCGCCCAGAAAACAGGCAAGAACTCACCCAAGACGGGCGGCAAAGGGCACGGTGGCGCGAGTGCCGTGAGCGATGGCCGGTCGACGAAGAAGACCCACCGCAAGGGCTCGTCGAAGCCAGATGTGACGTCGGGCAAGGTGCGTCTGAACAACGCGAAACCAGCCCGCCACCAGACGCCGACGCACGATTCGGGAGAAACGGGCGCCACCTACGTCGCCGACGGTGTGCGGTTGCAGAAGGTGCTCGCCTCGGCCGGGGTGGCATCGCGCCGTGGGGCCGAGGAACTCATCGCTGCCGGTCGCGTCGACGTCGACGGAGAGATCGTCACCGAGCAGGGGATGCGGATCAATCCGGACACCGCGGTGATCCGGGTGGATGGTGCGCGAGTCGTCATCGACGAGACCCGCCAGTACCTCGCCCTCAACAAGCCCAAGGGTTGGCAGTCGACCATGGCCGACGACCAGGGCCGGCCCTGCATCGGCGACATCGTCGCCGAACGCGTGATGGCCGGGCAGCGACTCTTCCATGTGGGCAGGCTCGACGCCGACACCGAAGGCCTGCTGCTGCTGACCAACGACGGCGAGCTCGCCCACCGGCTCATGCATCCGTCGTTCGAGGTCCCCAAGACCTACATGGCCGAACTCCGCGGGGAGGTGCCCCGGTCGCTCGGGCGCACCCTCAAGGACGGGATCGAGCTCGAGGACGGCCCGGTGGCGGTCGACGGCTTCACCGTGGTGGGTGTACACGAGGGTCAGTCGCTGGTGCGCATCACGTTGCACGAGGGCCGGAACCGGATCGTCCGTCGCATGATGGAAGAGGTCGGATTCCCGGTCACCAGCCTGGTTCGGACCAACATCGGCGCGGTCGCGCTCGGTGAGCAGCGGCCGGGGAGCCTACGCGTGCTCGGGAAGAACGAGATCGGCGCGTTGTACAAGGCGGTGGGATTGTGA
- the cmk gene encoding (d)CMP kinase: MGTHVIAIDGPAGTGKSTVSRILADRVGAHFLDTGAMYRAATLAVLNAGVALDDPEAIGEVVGSADIGLDVLADGSTTLLDGADVTAAIRTDVVTDAVSAVSAVPAVRTKLVAVQRRAAQGSFVVVEGRDIGTVVFPDADLKVFLTATPEARAARRHQQNLAAGRPSDLAEVLAGVNRRDHLDSTRAVSPLRPADDAVIVDTSDLTRDQVVDALGALVRDRIGVQS; encoded by the coding sequence GTGGGCACACACGTGATCGCCATCGATGGTCCTGCCGGCACCGGCAAGTCGACGGTGTCGCGAATTCTCGCCGACCGCGTCGGCGCCCACTTTCTCGACACCGGTGCGATGTATCGGGCTGCAACTCTCGCTGTGCTGAATGCCGGTGTCGCGCTTGACGATCCGGAGGCGATCGGTGAGGTGGTCGGCAGTGCCGACATCGGTCTGGACGTCCTCGCGGACGGTTCGACCACTCTTCTCGACGGCGCCGACGTGACGGCCGCGATTCGCACCGATGTGGTGACCGATGCGGTGTCGGCGGTCTCTGCGGTACCGGCGGTACGCACCAAACTCGTTGCGGTCCAACGCCGTGCGGCCCAGGGGTCCTTCGTCGTCGTGGAAGGACGCGACATCGGGACCGTCGTGTTCCCGGACGCCGACCTCAAGGTCTTCCTCACCGCCACGCCCGAGGCGCGAGCGGCCCGGCGGCACCAGCAGAACCTTGCGGCCGGACGCCCCAGTGACCTCGCCGAGGTGCTGGCCGGCGTCAACCGTCGTGACCACCTCGACTCCACCCGCGCGGTGTCGCCGTTGCGGCCCGCCGACGACGCGGTGATCGTCGACACCAGTGACCTGACCCGCGACCAGGTCGTCGACGCACTCGGCGCCCTGGTCCGCGACCGGATCGGAGTGCAGTCGTGA